A stretch of Moraxella osloensis DNA encodes these proteins:
- a CDS encoding Fic family protein, whose amino-acid sequence MLYKKYIHEYPNWTDWQIDNNQLLPLVANVRLLQGKLLGKMQSLGFELPLEAQLDAVTLEVIKTSEIEGEILNNEQVRSSVARHLGIEHLYDPDTLVTPTREIDAIVEMMLRASFYFNQPLTLDEIFAWHRALFPTSFSGLYKIQAGRLRDDRTGAMQVVSGGYGRTKVHFEAPTAQRLPDELAKFIAWYNEEQPDLDLTLKAGIAHLWFVTLHPFEDGNGRLTRAITERMLAKSDGSGRRFYSMSAQILTTRSEYYTILESTQKGLTSTTDWLVWFLQTLEQALTMALTRTQRTVDKAQFWHTHRHATFNERQVMMINRLWRDFFGKLTTKKWAAMTKTSADTALRDINDLVEKGVLVKSTESGRSQSYELSAHADS is encoded by the coding sequence ATGCTGTATAAAAAATACATTCACGAATATCCCAACTGGACCGATTGGCAAATTGATAATAATCAGTTGTTACCATTGGTGGCTAATGTGCGTCTATTACAAGGTAAACTTTTGGGAAAAATGCAAAGCTTAGGCTTTGAGTTGCCGCTTGAAGCCCAATTGGACGCTGTGACGCTTGAAGTGATTAAAACGTCTGAGATAGAAGGGGAGATACTCAATAATGAGCAGGTACGCTCGTCAGTGGCTCGGCATTTAGGCATTGAACATCTATACGACCCGGATACCCTGGTAACACCCACTCGAGAAATCGATGCTATTGTAGAGATGATGTTAAGAGCCAGTTTTTATTTTAATCAACCACTGACGCTCGATGAAATCTTTGCTTGGCATCGTGCCTTATTTCCTACAAGCTTTAGCGGGCTATATAAAATACAAGCGGGTAGACTTCGAGATGATCGTACAGGTGCCATGCAAGTGGTATCAGGGGGTTATGGTCGCACTAAAGTGCATTTTGAAGCACCAACAGCACAACGATTGCCAGATGAGTTGGCTAAATTTATTGCTTGGTATAATGAGGAGCAACCTGATTTAGATTTAACCTTAAAAGCCGGTATTGCGCATTTATGGTTTGTGACCCTGCACCCCTTTGAAGATGGCAATGGGCGTTTAACGCGTGCGATTACCGAACGTATGCTCGCTAAAAGCGATGGCAGTGGCAGACGTTTCTATAGTATGTCAGCGCAAATTTTAACAACTCGGTCAGAATATTATACGATTTTGGAATCCACCCAAAAAGGCTTAACGTCAACAACAGATTGGTTAGTTTGGTTTTTACAAACGCTTGAACAGGCTTTAACTATGGCACTCACTCGTACCCAAAGGACGGTTGATAAAGCCCAATTTTGGCATACGCATCGGCATGCAACGTTTAATGAACGCCAAGTGATGATGATTAATCGATTGTGGCGCGACTTCTTTGGTAAATTGACCACCAAAAAATGGGCAGCCATGACCAAAACATCGGCAGATACAGCACTGAGAGATATCAATGACTTAGTAGAAAAAGGTGTACTGGTTAAATCTACAGAATCTGGGCGTAGTCAAAGCTATGAGCTAAGCGCTCACGCTGATAGCTAA
- a CDS encoding transposase — MAQIDITKPKRRTYSKELKAYLVEQALTGQRSIANLAQGHGINPNLLQKWIKATRDEKIVATLAQPLSNSNIETNLIEHEPAFLPITLQHKAKHEPIPQTTAITPTITGIQLQISSHNGMSIKLSIDQIDNHSLIELLRGLQ; from the coding sequence ATGGCACAAATAGACATAACCAAACCGAAGCGACGGACATACAGCAAAGAACTCAAGGCCTATCTCGTAGAACAAGCCTTAACAGGCCAACGCTCGATAGCAAATCTCGCTCAAGGTCACGGCATCAACCCGAACTTACTGCAGAAATGGATAAAAGCTACTAGAGACGAGAAAATCGTAGCAACCTTAGCTCAACCATTATCCAACTCAAATATTGAAACTAACCTCATTGAGCATGAGCCTGCTTTTTTACCTATTACCCTGCAACATAAAGCCAAGCATGAACCAATACCACAAACAACTGCCATAACACCGACCATTACGGGCATACAACTTCAAATTTCCAGTCATAACGGGATGTCAATAAAGCTAAGCATTGACCAAATCGACAACCACAGCCTCATCGAACTACTGCGGGGGCTACAATGA
- a CDS encoding recombinase family protein → MSLIGYARVSTFEGKQLLDRQVDALTEIGCERIFEDKASGSNSQRKGLDDCLNYLRKGDVLVVLDLDRLGRLASDLRTFSQSFQ, encoded by the coding sequence ATGAGTTTAATCGGTTATGCCCGAGTGTCAACTTTTGAAGGGAAGCAATTGCTTGACCGTCAAGTTGATGCGTTAACAGAAATCGGCTGTGAGCGAATTTTTGAAGACAAAGCATCGGGAAGTAATTCCCAACGTAAAGGCTTGGATGATTGTCTCAACTATTTGCGAAAAGGCGATGTGCTTGTTGTTTTGGATTTGGATCGGTTAGGGCGGTTAGCCAGTGACCTTAGAACCTTTTCACAATCTTTTCAATAA
- a CDS encoding acetoacetate decarboxylase family protein, protein MIMNKNVNNKWHADPFFQQATHTRQMSQGQAQLPIKYFDVSSLIAFFMVDYDKAVSVLDNPKLKVAKLIGNKALFSLAFYDYRELTDGEPYHEVASSMLVYPADQDTPAHPLREMTLPPDRRNTGMWICDLPVTTEAACRAGKELWGYPKFVTDIDFNLNDKDFSSSVKHPENPQTSILSLSGTIGVSVAAPWADLVLYSMLNDALIRATADTRTLNGAKIATKGNLKLSVDSTNSHPMTQRLNSLELNGATPFSVTFTDSLQLRLNEGVIFD, encoded by the coding sequence ATGATAATGAATAAAAACGTGAATAATAAATGGCATGCTGACCCATTTTTTCAACAAGCCACCCACACAAGACAGATGTCACAAGGTCAAGCTCAGCTACCTATTAAATACTTTGATGTGTCAAGCCTGATTGCTTTTTTTATGGTGGATTATGACAAAGCAGTCAGTGTATTGGACAATCCAAAGTTAAAGGTTGCCAAGCTTATAGGCAATAAAGCGCTATTTAGTCTAGCTTTCTATGATTATCGTGAATTAACGGATGGCGAGCCTTATCACGAAGTTGCATCGAGTATGCTTGTCTATCCTGCAGACCAAGACACACCTGCTCATCCATTGAGGGAAATGACATTACCACCAGATCGACGCAATACCGGTATGTGGATTTGTGATTTACCGGTAACCACTGAAGCTGCGTGTCGTGCAGGTAAAGAATTATGGGGCTACCCGAAATTCGTCACCGATATTGATTTTAATTTAAACGATAAGGATTTTAGTAGTTCTGTCAAACATCCAGAGAATCCTCAAACATCCATCTTGTCATTATCAGGTACGATCGGCGTCTCAGTTGCCGCACCTTGGGCAGACTTAGTTTTATATTCAATGTTAAATGATGCGTTAATACGGGCAACCGCAGATACACGTACATTAAATGGCGCTAAAATTGCCACTAAAGGTAATCTTAAGCTAAGTGTTGATTCAACGAACAGTCACCCAATGACACAAAGGCTCAATAGTCTTGAGTTAAATGGCGCGACACCTTTTTCAGTCACCTTTACTGATAGCTTGCAATTGCGTTTAAATGAAGGCGTAATTTTTGATTGA
- a CDS encoding ATP-binding protein → MIPRENYLQQLIQFKDSDFIKVITGVRRSGKSVLLMQYRDYLLSQQINAENIIYLNFESFEYQWVKNADDFSQLINEKLKGSENKVYLLFDEIQFVDGWQKIINAVRVSFNSDIVITGSNANLLSGELATLLSGRYVAINIYPLSFREYLLAKQVPVDSRLVDKYYLEYEQYGGFPSVVMADEPLKDTILSGIFDSIVLNDIAHRAGVKDTHILKSVILFLADNVGQLVNPSKISNTLTSERVPASNHTISKYLELLENAFLFYKVQQYDIRGKGYLKTNAKYFIVDNGLRRHAIGKKAANYANRLENIVFLELLRRGYTLDVGRLDSKEIDFVARRADELLYVQVTYQIPENTHETDNLLHIRDNHKKIVITGKYDERRQIDGIPLIYIVDWLLESNE, encoded by the coding sequence ATGATTCCTCGAGAAAATTATTTACAGCAACTGATTCAATTTAAAGATTCAGATTTTATAAAAGTGATCACCGGGGTTCGCCGTTCTGGTAAATCCGTGTTGCTGATGCAATATCGAGATTATTTGCTGTCTCAACAAATTAATGCAGAAAATATTATTTATCTGAATTTTGAGAGCTTTGAGTACCAGTGGGTCAAAAATGCGGATGATTTTAGCCAATTAATCAATGAGAAACTTAAAGGCAGTGAAAATAAGGTCTATTTGTTATTTGATGAAATCCAATTTGTAGACGGATGGCAAAAAATCATTAATGCGGTCCGAGTTAGCTTTAATAGCGATATTGTGATTACAGGCTCTAATGCCAATTTACTCTCTGGGGAACTGGCGACTTTATTAAGCGGTCGCTATGTGGCGATTAACATTTATCCCTTGTCCTTTAGAGAGTATCTGTTAGCTAAGCAAGTACCTGTGGATTCTAGGTTGGTTGATAAATATTATCTTGAGTATGAACAATACGGCGGGTTTCCCAGTGTTGTTATGGCAGATGAGCCTTTAAAGGATACTATTTTATCAGGGATTTTTGATTCGATTGTGCTCAATGATATTGCGCATCGGGCAGGGGTGAAAGATACCCATATTTTAAAAAGCGTCATTTTATTTTTAGCTGATAATGTCGGGCAGTTAGTTAATCCAAGCAAAATCAGTAACACATTGACCAGTGAGCGAGTGCCAGCCTCGAATCATACCATTAGTAAATATCTTGAGTTATTAGAAAATGCGTTTTTGTTCTATAAGGTGCAGCAATATGATATCCGAGGTAAGGGCTATCTTAAAACCAATGCTAAGTACTTTATTGTCGATAATGGCTTAAGGCGTCATGCAATTGGTAAAAAAGCGGCAAATTATGCCAATCGGTTGGAAAATATTGTGTTTTTGGAGCTATTAAGACGGGGCTATACACTGGATGTGGGTCGTTTAGACAGTAAAGAAATTGATTTTGTGGCTCGCAGGGCAGATGAATTGCTGTATGTGCAAGTGACTTATCAAATCCCAGAGAATACCCATGAAACGGATAATTTATTACATATACGAGATAATCATAAAAAGATAGTCATTACAGGAAAGTATGATGAGCGTCGCCAAATTGACGGTATTCCACTGATTTATATTGTGGATTGGTTGTTAGAATCTAATGAATAA
- the tnpB gene encoding IS66 family insertion sequence element accessory protein TnpB (TnpB, as the term is used for proteins encoded by IS66 family insertion elements, is considered an accessory protein, since TnpC, encoded by a neighboring gene, is a DDE family transposase.) gives MNPLINPQQIWLSTTPMDMRSGSNKLLAFIIAHHQGIRLGCAYLFYNKTGTRLKILIHDGLGIWLCTRTLDDGRFHGLGERLMRHHSLTNPTTGLTISHERFHALINGLPWHNLGKEILTPII, from the coding sequence ATGAACCCACTCATCAACCCACAGCAAATCTGGCTATCCACCACCCCCATGGACATGCGAAGTGGCAGTAACAAACTACTCGCCTTTATCATAGCGCATCATCAAGGCATTCGGCTAGGCTGTGCCTACCTATTTTATAATAAAACAGGCACACGGCTAAAAATACTCATCCATGATGGACTCGGCATCTGGCTATGCACCCGAACACTGGATGACGGCAGATTTCACGGACTGGGCGAACGGCTCATGCGACATCACAGCCTAACCAACCCAACCACAGGACTCACCATCAGCCATGAGCGATTTCATGCCCTCATTAACGGACTACCTTGGCACAACCTAGGCAAAGAGATACTAACGCCAATCATTTAG
- the tnpC gene encoding IS66 family transposase has product MTDAQTLLQRIAELEAQNALLEQQAKQQAAINLLLEQQSKQQQQQLIHAQKIETKLQTALKKVQQENEQLYCTVLDLIEKQKKLIHQLYGQKSEGLTAKQDHLNQESALEDLSALEQIRDDYRKDISQEELAGLPTVEPIEAESLISQDPVDQSCIEKQTNPKIKRPRHAVIPDNLDVKTIVHKPATTICACGCQMKQIGQDKQDKLGMIPKRFYIERHVYPKYTCNQCDRQRLIQAKTPPQIIDKSISTPELLAHILISKYADHQPLYRQNLIYLRSGVNIPDATMADWVGRCGVELEPLVQRLRELLLGQPILHADETPVNIMKVGGTSPKKGYVWAYLTPQHSPFKAVVYDFAISRRNEHPKDFLQKWQGKLVCDDYNGYKFLFHQGVTEIGCMAHARRKFYELQVTGQSLISIEVLDLFGQLYAVEREIDERFEKNQPPTPRDVNVVRQIRQDKAKPIADSLYRWLQEKRQLTSKNASITKAIDYCLKRWMALTQYLDDGSLPIDMRSTASQGAENQMRPWALGRKNWLFAGSLRSGQRAAVIMSLVQSARLNGIDPYAYLADVLRRLPTHSNRQLDELLPHVWQPPQ; this is encoded by the coding sequence ATGACCGACGCTCAAACACTCCTACAACGCATTGCCGAACTTGAAGCCCAAAACGCCCTGCTTGAACAACAAGCAAAACAGCAGGCTGCCATCAATCTATTACTTGAACAACAAAGCAAACAACAACAGCAACAACTCATCCATGCTCAAAAGATAGAAACCAAGCTACAAACCGCCCTTAAAAAAGTTCAACAAGAAAATGAACAACTATACTGCACTGTGCTTGATCTTATTGAAAAGCAGAAAAAACTTATCCATCAGCTGTATGGACAAAAAAGCGAAGGATTAACTGCTAAGCAAGACCACTTAAACCAAGAATCTGCGCTTGAAGACTTATCTGCGCTTGAACAAATACGAGATGACTACCGCAAAGACATAAGCCAAGAGGAACTTGCTGGCTTACCCACCGTTGAACCTATCGAAGCGGAAAGCCTTATTAGCCAGGACCCAGTAGACCAGTCTTGCATCGAAAAACAAACTAATCCCAAGATCAAACGTCCAAGACATGCTGTTATCCCTGACAACCTGGATGTGAAAACCATCGTTCATAAGCCAGCAACGACGATCTGTGCCTGTGGCTGTCAAATGAAGCAAATCGGCCAAGACAAGCAAGATAAACTCGGCATGATCCCTAAGCGATTTTATATCGAACGTCACGTTTATCCCAAATACACCTGCAACCAATGCGACCGCCAACGACTTATTCAAGCCAAAACACCGCCCCAAATCATTGATAAAAGTATTTCGACCCCTGAGCTATTGGCACATATCCTAATTAGTAAGTACGCCGACCATCAGCCGCTATATCGGCAAAATCTGATTTACTTACGAAGTGGGGTGAATATCCCTGATGCGACCATGGCAGATTGGGTCGGACGCTGTGGCGTAGAGCTTGAACCATTGGTGCAACGCCTACGTGAGTTATTACTGGGTCAGCCGATTCTGCATGCCGATGAAACGCCTGTGAACATTATGAAGGTGGGTGGCACATCACCGAAAAAAGGCTATGTGTGGGCATATCTTACCCCTCAGCATAGCCCTTTTAAAGCGGTGGTATATGACTTTGCGATAAGTCGTCGCAATGAGCATCCTAAAGATTTTCTGCAAAAGTGGCAAGGCAAGCTGGTTTGCGATGATTATAATGGTTATAAGTTCTTGTTTCATCAGGGCGTTACTGAAATCGGTTGTATGGCACATGCCAGACGTAAGTTTTATGAGCTACAGGTAACCGGGCAAAGCCTTATCAGCATTGAAGTGTTGGATTTGTTTGGGCAGCTGTATGCCGTTGAGCGTGAGATTGATGAGCGGTTTGAGAAGAATCAGCCGCCAACACCTAGAGATGTCAACGTAGTCAGGCAAATTAGGCAGGATAAAGCAAAACCAATTGCTGATAGCCTATATCGATGGCTACAAGAGAAAAGACAGTTAACCAGTAAGAATGCCAGTATTACGAAGGCGATTGATTATTGCTTAAAACGTTGGATGGCACTCACCCAGTATCTGGATGATGGCAGTTTGCCAATTGATATGAGAAGCACTGCTTCGCAAGGGGCAGAAAATCAGATGCGTCCTTGGGCACTCGGGCGTAAGAATTGGTTGTTCGCAGGTTCGCTCAGAAGTGGCCAGCGTGCAGCAGTGATTATGTCGCTTGTCCAGTCTGCAAGGTTAAATGGTATTGACCCTTATGCCTATTTGGCTGATGTGCTTAGACGGCTGCCCACCCATTCCAATAGGCAGCTTGATGAGTTGCTACCTCATGTTTGGCAACCTCCGCAATAG
- a CDS encoding IS3 family transposase (programmed frameshift) translates to MTKVRKRHNAEFKSKVAVEAIKEQKTINELTAEYGVHATQISNWKKQALAVIPSAFNTKQQDNEQAQQAIIDELHRQLGQIISERDWLKKKFLTAHLESRKQLLEPDSKDFSTRKQCELLGINRSSLYYQPKPISELDITLMNLLDEQYTKTPFYGVKRMTAYLRQLGYRVNHKRVRRLLRQMGLDAIYQRPNTSKPNPEHQVYPYLLRNVPIIRCNQVWSTDITYIRLSKGFVYLMAVIDWYSRYVLDWSLSTTLEADFCIDTVGKLLHNGLRCEIFNTDQGSQFTSPRFTTPLIDSGIAVSMDGRGRALDNIFVERLWRSVKYECVYLRQFDMVSQARVGLKDYFEFYNHERLHQSLDYHTPAQVYLNNSSVNPVLYQPNSILIL, encoded by the exons ATGACAAAAGTTCGTAAACGTCACAATGCTGAATTTAAAAGTAAAGTCGCTGTTGAAGCCATCAAAGAGCAAAAGACAATTAATGAGCTGACTGCTGAATACGGTGTTCATGCAACCCAAATCAGCAACTGGAAAAAGCAAGCCTTGGCTGTCATACCCAGTGCCTTTAATACCAAACAGCAAGACAACGAACAAGCCCAGCAAGCCATTATCGATGAACTGCATCGGCAACTGGGGCAAATCATTAGTGAGAGAGACTGGCTTAAAAAAAAGT TCCTCACAGCTCACTTAGAGTCTCGTAAACAACTGCTAGAGCCTGATAGTAAAGATTTTAGTACCCGTAAGCAATGTGAACTGCTTGGTATTAACCGCTCAAGCCTGTACTATCAGCCAAAGCCCATCAGTGAGCTTGATATCACCCTGATGAACCTGCTTGACGAACAATATACCAAAACCCCATTTTACGGGGTCAAACGCATGACAGCGTATTTGAGGCAATTAGGCTATCGTGTCAATCACAAGCGAGTACGCAGACTATTACGGCAAATGGGGCTAGATGCCATCTACCAGCGTCCTAACACCAGTAAACCCAATCCTGAGCATCAAGTTTACCCGTATTTGCTTAGGAATGTACCCATTATCCGATGTAATCAGGTATGGAGTACGGACATCACTTACATCCGCCTGTCTAAAGGGTTTGTGTATTTGATGGCGGTGATTGATTGGTACAGCCGTTATGTTTTAGACTGGTCGCTATCAACGACACTTGAAGCAGATTTCTGCATTGATACGGTGGGTAAACTACTGCACAATGGGTTACGCTGTGAGATTTTTAATACGGATCAAGGCTCGCAGTTTACCAGTCCAAGATTTACCACGCCACTCATTGATTCGGGCATTGCTGTAAGCATGGACGGTCGTGGCAGGGCGTTGGATAATATCTTTGTAGAAAGACTGTGGCGATCAGTAAAATACGAATGCGTGTATTTACGCCAGTTTGATATGGTCAGTCAAGCCAGAGTTGGTTTGAAAGACTATTTTGAGTTTTACAATCATGAGCGGTTGCATCAGTCGCTTGATTACCATACCCCTGCACAGGTTTATTTAAACAATAGTTCGGTTAATCCTGTGCTTTATCAACCCAATTCTATCTTAATTTTATGA
- a CDS encoding alpha/beta fold hydrolase: protein MATTFHIAGVNGSIDGNGEQTLVMIHGWPDTQALWQNQVAFFKNDYRCVTFTLPLFDEPQARPKVFSLEDIIDTIRQVIDYVSPDKPVILMVHDWGAIYGYQYVVRYPKKVSRLIGIDVGDAYSEEFNASLTVKDKLVIAGYQLPLVIGFRLNGSIGNKIARTVGKVLGAPAASQTIHANMGYPYYVVWTKAKGGFKNLQSINFTCPYLFIYGTQKPTMFHSEAWLVKITQQPNNQVSGFKTSHWVTVDKPTLFNHTVLTWLQRLD, encoded by the coding sequence ATGGCAACGACTTTTCATATAGCAGGTGTCAACGGTAGTATTGACGGTAATGGCGAACAAACTTTGGTGATGATACATGGTTGGCCCGATACCCAAGCACTGTGGCAAAACCAAGTGGCTTTCTTTAAAAATGACTATCGTTGCGTCACCTTTACGCTGCCTCTATTTGATGAGCCACAGGCTCGCCCCAAGGTGTTTTCATTAGAAGACATCATTGATACCATTCGTCAAGTGATTGACTATGTCAGCCCTGACAAGCCGGTGATATTGATGGTACATGATTGGGGTGCTATTTATGGCTATCAATATGTGGTACGTTATCCAAAGAAAGTCAGCCGCTTAATTGGCATTGATGTGGGTGATGCCTATAGTGAAGAGTTTAATGCTAGTTTAACGGTTAAAGATAAGCTGGTGATTGCAGGCTATCAGCTGCCATTAGTGATTGGTTTTCGTTTAAATGGTAGCATTGGTAATAAAATAGCCAGAACAGTAGGCAAAGTCCTAGGAGCACCTGCGGCATCTCAGACGATCCATGCGAATATGGGCTACCCTTATTATGTGGTGTGGACAAAGGCAAAGGGCGGTTTTAAAAACTTACAATCGATTAACTTCACCTGTCCTTACCTGTTCATCTATGGCACACAAAAACCTACCATGTTTCACTCTGAAGCTTGGCTGGTTAAAATCACGCAGCAGCCTAACAATCAGGTGAGCGGGTTTAAGACATCACATTGGGTTACTGTCGATAAGCCCACACTGTTTAACCATACAGTATTAACATGGCTGCAACGACTTGACTGA
- a CDS encoding IS5 family transposase (programmed frameshift), whose protein sequence is MRKSYSSDINTKQFEHILPILESARKKTKPRTVDLYDVFCGLLYILRTGCQWRQLPHDFPKWRTVHSYFQKWSELDEEGNSILDQALKKLVKKARKKYNRKGKTSFIIIDAQSVKNTDTAKHKGYDAGKKVSGIKRHIAVDSQGLPHAICITTANITDREGAKTLLRQNAKRLSRVKNVMVDGGYRGEPFANSVKSILGETVTTEVAKRDKLHTFKVIPKRWVVERSFAWLEKNRRLWKNCERHLNSSLQFTNLAFIALLLKRL, encoded by the exons ATCAGAAAATCCTATTCAAGCGACATTAACACAAAACAATTTGAGCACATACTACCCATTCTAGAAAGTGCTAGGAAGAAGACCAAACCAAGAACGGTTGACCTTTATGACGTATTTTGTGGCTTGCTATATATACTAAGAACAGGTTGCCAATGGCGACAGCTGCCCCATGACTTTCCCAAATGGCGTACCGTCCACTCGTACTTTCAGAAATGGAGTGAGCTTGACGAAGAAGGCAACAGCATTCTTGACCAAGCCTTA AAAAAATTGGTCAAAAAAGCGCGGAAGAAGTACAACCGTAAGGGCAAAACCAGTTTTATCATCATCGATGCTCAAAGCGTTAAGAATACAGATACCGCCAAACACAAAGGCTATGATGCCGGTAAAAAAGTATCAGGGATTAAGCGCCATATTGCGGTAGATAGCCAAGGTTTGCCGCATGCTATCTGTATTACCACTGCCAATATCACCGACCGTGAAGGTGCTAAAACGTTACTTCGTCAAAATGCTAAACGCTTAAGCCGGGTAAAAAATGTGATGGTTGATGGCGGTTATCGAGGTGAGCCATTTGCTAATAGTGTTAAATCTATTTTAGGCGAAACCGTTACCACAGAAGTTGCCAAAAGAGATAAACTGCACACGTTTAAAGTCATACCAAAGCGATGGGTTGTAGAACGTTCGTTTGCTTGGCTTGAGAAAAATAGACGTCTATGGAAAAACTGTGAGCGTCATTTAAATTCGAGCCTTCAATTTACCAATCTTGCTTTCATCGCTTTGTTATTGAAAAGATTGTGA
- a CDS encoding 5-methyltetrahydropteroyltriglutamate--homocysteine S-methyltransferase, which produces MSQIFAQATPRTQAPYRNDVVGSFLRTDALKNAKTELQTGKINQAAFDKILKNEIQNLVNLQKRHGLHAVTDGEFSRVWWHLDFLAGLDGIEMISLEKFPVAFKGAKPKGNTIGIVGKIDFSDDHPFVNAYQLLKDCAGNYPTKFTIPSPSMLHLLACIRDENYQPIDLYQEESQLFDDIANAYIKALNKFYALGLRNLQLDDTSWGQFCSLDKRAEFEARGIDLDKVAKNYVMVLNRIVDAKPDDMQITMHICRGNFRSTWFSEGGYAPIAEVLFGACRVDGFFLEYDSERAGDFAPLQHIKNQQVVLGLVTSKTGDLEDKNVIIERIKEAAQFVDINQLCISPQCGFASTEEGNILTEEAQWAKLDLIKEIADEVWGN; this is translated from the coding sequence ATGAGCCAAATATTTGCGCAGGCAACCCCACGAACCCAAGCGCCATACCGTAACGATGTAGTAGGGTCATTTTTACGCACTGACGCGCTAAAAAATGCTAAAACCGAATTGCAAACTGGCAAAATCAACCAAGCCGCATTTGACAAAATCCTAAAAAACGAAATCCAAAATCTTGTGAATCTACAAAAACGCCATGGACTGCACGCCGTGACCGATGGTGAATTTAGCCGTGTGTGGTGGCATTTAGATTTTTTAGCAGGGCTAGATGGCATTGAGATGATTAGCCTTGAAAAATTTCCTGTTGCGTTTAAGGGTGCGAAACCTAAGGGTAACACCATTGGCATTGTTGGTAAAATTGACTTTAGTGACGACCATCCCTTTGTCAACGCCTATCAACTTTTAAAAGATTGTGCAGGTAATTACCCAACAAAATTCACCATCCCATCACCCAGTATGCTGCACTTATTGGCTTGTATACGTGATGAGAATTACCAGCCGATTGACCTTTATCAAGAAGAAAGCCAGCTATTTGATGACATTGCTAACGCATACATTAAAGCGTTAAACAAATTTTATGCATTAGGTCTACGTAATTTACAACTTGATGACACAAGTTGGGGGCAGTTTTGCTCGCTCGATAAACGAGCGGAATTTGAGGCTCGTGGTATTGATTTGGATAAAGTTGCTAAAAATTATGTGATGGTACTCAATCGTATTGTAGATGCCAAACCTGACGATATGCAAATTACCATGCATATTTGTCGTGGTAATTTTCGTTCAACTTGGTTCTCTGAAGGTGGTTATGCGCCTATTGCTGAGGTGTTGTTTGGTGCCTGCAGAGTAGATGGTTTTTTCTTGGAATATGATAGTGAACGCGCGGGAGATTTTGCACCGTTACAACATATCAAAAATCAGCAAGTTGTACTAGGTCTAGTCACGTCAAAAACAGGCGATTTGGAAGACAAAAACGTTATTATTGAGCGGATTAAAGAAGCAGCCCAGTTTGTAGATATTAACCAGTTATGTATAAGCCCTCAATGTGGTTTTGCGTCAACCGAAGAAGGTAATATTTTGACTGAAGAAGCTCAATGGGCAAAACTCGATTTAATTAAAGAGATTGCCGATGAGGTATGGGGTAACTAG
- a CDS encoding recombinase family protein — MTVQVIGYARVSTKEQDLSLQLDALSKYGCDRIFTDKISSVKERQGLTDALGYLREGDTLVVWKLDRLCRSLPDLIKISEQIRMTGAQLVSITESIDTSTPAGRLYFNILGALGQMERELIQERVKAGLAAARRRGKVPGKPRVSEEKLELARRELSAGRTYPEVARILGVHPQTLYRLVPVKSLNIA, encoded by the coding sequence TTGACGGTTCAGGTAATTGGTTATGCTCGGGTGTCAACCAAGGAGCAAGATTTGTCTTTGCAGCTTGATGCGTTAAGTAAATATGGCTGTGATCGAATTTTTACCGATAAGATAAGTAGTGTGAAAGAACGCCAAGGGTTAACGGATGCGTTAGGCTATTTACGTGAAGGTGATACGTTGGTGGTTTGGAAGTTAGATAGGTTGTGTCGTTCCCTACCCGATTTGATTAAGATTAGTGAGCAAATTCGGATGACGGGTGCACAGCTTGTGAGTATTACTGAGAGTATTGATACGAGTACGCCTGCAGGACGGTTGTATTTTAATATTTTAGGAGCACTGGGTCAGATGGAGCGTGAGCTGATTCAAGAGCGGGTAAAGGCGGGTCTTGCGGCAGCGCGTCGCCGTGGTAAAGTGCCAGGTAAGCCTAGGGTGAGTGAGGAGAAGTTGGAACTGGCTCGTCGGGAGTTGTCTGCTGGACGGACGTATCCTGAGGTGGCAAGAATTCTAGGGGTGCATCCGCAGACGTTGTATCGGCTGGTGCCTGTTAAGTCTCTCAATATTGCTTAA